DNA sequence from the Arthrobacter crystallopoietes genome:
CACGCGTGCCAGCGCGTCCTCCGGATCCGGGACCAGGCTCATGGAGCGTTCCCAGGATTCGCGCACTACCTGCCGTAAGCCGGACAATGTGGCTGTGCCGGCGCGGGGCATGGTGCGGACCGCGTCGTCGAGGAGTTCGTGGGCAGCGTAGGCCCGTTGCTGGACAGGCCCGAAGGCCGATCGGACGTGGGAATGCACCGTTGCTCCGCTCGCTGAGGTCAGCCACCAGGTCTGGAGGAGAAGTAGTGGCGTGCCTCACAGTCTACCCAGCAGCGCAAGGTAAGGCGCCGCCGTCGTTCGCTGTCTCCAGTGCCACGGTAAACAAGCCCGCCGCGGCCTCCGCTTGCTCATGCCGGGATGAGCCGCAGCGGGAGGGAATCCCAGCCCTTGAGCGTGTTATGCAGGTAAGGGACCGGTTCGCCGGCCGGCTCCAGGCGCTCGACGTGCTCGGCGAGCCAGCCGAGCACCACTTCCATTTCCAGCCGCGTGAGGGGTTGGCCGACGCAGCGGTGGATGCCGTTGCCGAAGGCGATCATGCTGGCGGCATCGCGCTCGATGCGGAATTCACCGGCGTCCGGCCCGAACTGCGCCGTGTCCCGGTTGGCGGATCCGAGGAAGAGCACAATCTTCGTATCCGCCGGAATCGGGATGCCGCGGAACACCGTACCGGCGCCGGTGGTGCGGAAAAAGGACTGGAACGGCGAGTCGTACCGGAGCACCTCGTCGATGGCGAACTTCACCAGCCGCGGATTCTGCCGGAGCTTGGCCCACTCGTCCGGGTGTTCGGCCAGGAGCTTCAGCGCGTTCCCGAGCCCGATCACGGTGGTATCCAGCCCCGCGGAGAGCAGCGCCCGGACCAGCAGCGGCGCCGCTTCCGCACTGATGTCCCCGGCATCGGCGCGGTCCCATAGCTGTGCGCCGAGCCCGCCGGGTGCCAGCTTGGCGCGTGCGGTATGATCCATGACCCATTCGAAGGTGCCCGCGCCCTGTTCGATGAAGTGCTGCTGGCGTTCGTCCTCCGGGCCGAAGTAGCTGAAACTCATGGCGCCCTGGCTGATCAGGTTTTCCGCCCGGCCCTCGCCCGGAATGCCCACCGCGTCGCCGAAAACCCGAAGAGGGTAGACCTGGGCCAGGTCCTTAACGCCGTCGATCTCCCCGCGTGCCAGCAGTTGCGGCAGCAGTTGCGCGGCGAAGTCCTCGAACCCGGCGCGCAACGCACGTGTGCCCTTGGGTGAGATGACCGAGGCCATGGCCTTGCGCAGCTGGGTGTGGACGGGCGGGTCCGAATCCAGGATGCCCTGCGGTTTCCAGGACGGCTCCTTGTGCAGGTTCTTCGGACCCACGCCGGCGCCGTTGATGAACGTCTGGTGGTCTGCCAGGATGTCCCGGCATTCCTCGTAGCGGGCGAATGCGAGCACGTTGTATTTCTGCAGGTAGACCGCCGGCCCGGCCGCACGCATCCGCTCGAACAGCGGGTACGGATCCGCCAGGTTGTGGTCCGAATACGGGTCATCGCCCAGCACCTGGACACCGGGGTACGCCAGCACTTCGGTCACATCGGCCTCACTTTCTCTGCAGTCCTGCTGACAAGTTATCGCCCAAACGCCCCGATCACTAGCCGCAACCGCCCCATGTTGATAACTAACGACGGCGGCCGCCACCCGCCGTCGTTAGCTTGCCGCCGTTCAACACCGCGACGGGATTCAATGTCCCAACTGTCCTACCCCTTAAGTAGAGTGGTTCCATTGCGTGTCCGCGGTCACGTGAGGGTGCCGGCGATCCCGGTCCGCCCGCGGGCCGCGGCGATCCGAATCGGAAGGAAGTGTCAGTGAAGGCGCTGTTCAAGTCCGGGCCGCAGGCCGGCTTCGAGCTCGTTGACCGTCCCGAGCCGCGAACCGGCGAGGGCGACGTCAAGATCAAAGTGATGACGACCGGAATCTGCGGGACTGACCTGCACATCCAGGCGTGGGATCCGTGGGCGCAGGAGAACATTCCCACGCCGCTGATCCCCGGGCACGAGTTCTACGGCGAGGTGGTGGAAACCGGCAGCCTGGTCCGGGATGTCCAGGTGGGGGACCGGGTCTCCGGCGAGGGGCACATTGTCTGCGGCACCTGCCGAAACTGCCGCGCCGGGCGGCGCCAGATGTGCATCCGGACCGTCAGCGTCGGGATCCAGCGGGACGGGGCCTTCGCCGAGTATGTGGTGATTCCGGAGACCAACGTCTGGGTGCACCGCGATCCATCCATCACGCCTGAGCTCGGCGCGATATTCGATCCGTTCGGCAATGCCGTCCACACCGCCCTGAGCTTCCCGCTGGTCGGCGAGGACGTGCTGATCACCGGGGCCGGGCCGATCGGGCTGATGGCGATCGCCGTCGCCCGCCACGCCGGGGCCCGCAACATCGCTATTACCGACATCTCCGCCTCCCGGCTGGACCTTGCCAAGCGGATGGGCGCGGACATGACCATCGACGTCAGCCATGAACGGATGGCCGAGGCCCAGGAGCAGCTGCGCCTGACCGAGGGCTTCGACGTCGGGCTGGAGATGTCCGGCCGGGCCAGCGCGCTGCGGGAAATGATTGACAATATGACCCACGGCGGGCGGATCGCGCTGCTGGGCCTGCCCACCGAAGACATCGCCATCAACTGGGGCAAGGTGGTCACGCACATGCTCACGCTCAAGGGCATCTACGGGCGGGAAATGTTCGAAACCTGGTACGCGATGAGCGCCATGCTGCAGTCGAACCCGGTGCTGCACGAGGCCATTTCGGGAGTCATCACGGACGTGCTGCCGGCCGCCGAGTGGGAACGGGGCTTCGAATCCGCCCGCCACGGTACCGGCGGCAAGGTTGTCCTCGACTGGAGAAGGATCTAAGGAGCTTCGCATGTACTCTGCCCTCAAGGACCAGCTGGCCGCGGAACTGGAGGAAATCCGCGCCGCTGGGCTGTTCAAAGCCGAACGCCGGATCAGCTCTCCGCAGTCCAGCCACATCACTGCCGGCAGCCTGGACGGCCCGGCCCGCCAGGTGCTCAACTTCTGCGCCAACAACTACCTCGGGCTGGCCGACCACCCGGACATGATCGTCGCGGCCAAATCGGCGCTGGACGAGCGGGGCTTCGGCATGGCCAGCGTGCGCTTCATCTGCGGTACCCAGGACCTGCACCTGGAGCTTGAACGCCGGGTCTCGGAATTCCTCGGCACGCAGGACACCATCCTGTTCTCCTCCTGCTTCGACGCAAACGGAGGCGTCTTCGAGTCCCTGTTCGGACCGGAAGACGCCATCATTTCGGACGCGCTGAACCATGCGTCCATCATCGACGGCATCCGGCTGTCCAAGGCGGCCAGGTTCCGCTACGCCAACCGGGACATGGCAGAGCTGGAAGCCAGGCTCCAGGAAACCGCGGCAATGAACGACGGCGGCGGGTCACGTCGTAAGATCATCGTCACCGACGGCGTCTTCTCC
Encoded proteins:
- a CDS encoding cytochrome P450 → MTEVLAYPGVQVLGDDPYSDHNLADPYPLFERMRAAGPAVYLQKYNVLAFARYEECRDILADHQTFINGAGVGPKNLHKEPSWKPQGILDSDPPVHTQLRKAMASVISPKGTRALRAGFEDFAAQLLPQLLARGEIDGVKDLAQVYPLRVFGDAVGIPGEGRAENLISQGAMSFSYFGPEDERQQHFIEQGAGTFEWVMDHTARAKLAPGGLGAQLWDRADAGDISAEAAPLLVRALLSAGLDTTVIGLGNALKLLAEHPDEWAKLRQNPRLVKFAIDEVLRYDSPFQSFFRTTGAGTVFRGIPIPADTKIVLFLGSANRDTAQFGPDAGEFRIERDAASMIAFGNGIHRCVGQPLTRLEMEVVLGWLAEHVERLEPAGEPVPYLHNTLKGWDSLPLRLIPA
- the tdh gene encoding L-threonine 3-dehydrogenase is translated as MKALFKSGPQAGFELVDRPEPRTGEGDVKIKVMTTGICGTDLHIQAWDPWAQENIPTPLIPGHEFYGEVVETGSLVRDVQVGDRVSGEGHIVCGTCRNCRAGRRQMCIRTVSVGIQRDGAFAEYVVIPETNVWVHRDPSITPELGAIFDPFGNAVHTALSFPLVGEDVLITGAGPIGLMAIAVARHAGARNIAITDISASRLDLAKRMGADMTIDVSHERMAEAQEQLRLTEGFDVGLEMSGRASALREMIDNMTHGGRIALLGLPTEDIAINWGKVVTHMLTLKGIYGREMFETWYAMSAMLQSNPVLHEAISGVITDVLPAAEWERGFESARHGTGGKVVLDWRRI